A window from Pseudobutyrivibrio ruminis HUN009 encodes these proteins:
- a CDS encoding DUF2225 domain-containing protein, whose product MNLLSGMEKFGFSMDGELDILADDKPKKDAAQKTAAAPVVKTEKDFIIDKKVRCPVCDKEFPIKAVLTTKLKRLEPDFDLRPNYEHVDKCKYDFMSCPNCGYSALDTTFAKIDTARVKLIRAEFCPSFKPQKETALPETYSYEYSIEKFKLALICTMKKRAKMSEKAYVCLKIAWLRRAQLKELEGNKDADPKIVDMIQKEYEGFYSQAYEGFMKAVSSETPPYCGMASEAVEYMLANMSVHYKKYDAAMKLIARLIQSPSTSRKLKDKCLELKEDIVAKQGAK is encoded by the coding sequence ATGAATTTATTATCTGGAATGGAAAAATTCGGCTTCTCTATGGACGGAGAGCTTGATATTTTGGCGGACGACAAGCCTAAGAAGGATGCTGCACAAAAGACAGCTGCGGCTCCTGTTGTTAAAACTGAGAAAGATTTTATTATCGATAAAAAGGTTAGATGTCCAGTTTGTGATAAGGAATTTCCAATAAAGGCTGTGCTTACTACAAAGCTCAAGAGATTAGAGCCTGATTTCGATTTAAGACCTAATTACGAGCATGTTGATAAGTGCAAATACGACTTTATGTCATGCCCAAACTGCGGCTATTCTGCTCTCGATACTACATTTGCTAAGATTGACACAGCACGTGTAAAGCTTATCAGAGCTGAGTTCTGTCCAAGCTTTAAGCCACAGAAGGAGACAGCACTTCCTGAGACATATTCATACGAGTATTCAATCGAAAAGTTCAAGCTTGCATTGATTTGTACTATGAAAAAGCGTGCAAAGATGTCTGAAAAGGCTTATGTTTGCCTTAAGATTGCATGGCTTCGTAGAGCGCAGCTTAAGGAGCTTGAGGGAAACAAGGATGCTGATCCAAAGATTGTAGATATGATTCAAAAAGAATACGAAGGTTTCTACTCACAGGCATACGAAGGATTTATGAAGGCAGTTTCATCAGAAACACCTCCATATTGCGGAATGGCATCAGAGGCAGTTGAATACATGCTTGCTAATATGTCAGTTCACTACAAGAAATACGATGCAGCTATGAAGCTTATCGCAAGACTTATTCAGTCACCAAGTACTTCCAGAAAGCTTAAGGATAAGTGC